A stretch of the Macaca thibetana thibetana isolate TM-01 chromosome X, ASM2454274v1, whole genome shotgun sequence genome encodes the following:
- the USP27X gene encoding ubiquitin carboxyl-terminal hydrolase 27, which produces MKGGASAGGFPGASPASAAASFSESPFWVQLPQPPRSLRPGGGHPRSAWPPRRHAQWPLEPCEQGEELPPVEAEEVEEAETAETAEKAERKVEVEAEAKVEGKAEAAGKVEAAGKVDATEKVETAGKVDAAGKVETAEGPGRRAELKLEPEPEPVREAEQEPKLELEDENPARSGGGGSSDEVPPPTLPSDPPRPPDPSPRRSRAPRRRPRPRPQTRLRTPPQPRPRPPPRPRPRRGPGGGCLDVDFAVGPPGCSHVNSFKVGENWRQELRVIYQCFVWCGTPETRKSKAKSCICHVCGTHLNRLHSCLSCVFFGCFTEKHIHEHAETKQHNLAVDLYYGGIYCFMCKDYVYDKDIEQIAKEEQGEALKLQASTSTEVSHQQCSVPGLGEKFPTWETTKPELELLGHNPRRRRITSSFTIGLRGLINLGNTCFMNCIVQALTHTPILRDFFLSDRHRCEMPSPELCLVCEMSSLFRELYSGNPSPHVPYKLLHLVWIHARHLAGYRQQDAHEFLIAALDVLHRHCKGDDVGKAANNPNHCNCIIDQIFTGGLQSDVTCQACHGVSTTIDPCWDISLDLPGSCTSFWPMSPGRESSVNGESHIPGITTLTDCLRRFTRPEHLGSSAKIKCGSCQSYQESTKQLTMNKLPVVACFHFKRFEHSAKQRRKITTYISFPLELDMTPFMASSKESRMNGQLQLPTNSGNNENKYSLFAVVNHQGTLESGHYTSFIRHHKDQWFKCDDAVITKASIKDVLDSEGYLLFYHKQVLEHESEKVKEMNTQAY; this is translated from the exons ATGAAGGGG GGGGCTTCGGCGGGAGGATTCCCGGGGGCGTCGCCTGCTTCCGCCGCCGCCTCCTTCAGTGAAAGTCCCTTTTGGGTCCAGCTGCCACAGCCACCGCGCTCCCTCAGGCCGGGCGGGGGACACCCCAGGTCTGCGTGGCCCCCGCGCCGCCACGCCCAGTGGCCGCTCGAGCCCTGCGAGCAGGGGGAGGAGCTGCCGCCAGTGGAGGCGGAGGAGGTAGAGGAGGCGGAGACGGCGGAGACCGCGGAGAAGGCGGAGaggaaggtggaggtggaggcgGAGGCGAAGGTGGAGGGGAAGGCGGAGGCGGCGGGGAAGGTGGAGGCGGCGGGGAAGGTGGACGCCACCGAGAAGGTGGAGACGGCGGGGAAGGTGGACGCCGCCGGGAAGGTGGAGACGGCGGAGGGTCCGGGCCGCCGGGCTGAGCTCAAGCTGGAGCCCGAACCCGAGCCGGTCCGGGAGGCGGAGCAGGAGCCGAAGCTGGAGCTGGAGGATGAGAACCCAGCGCGGAGCGGCGGTGGCGGCAGCAGCGACGAGGTTCCTCCCCCCACCCTTCCCTCCGATCCACCGCGGCCCCCCGATCCCTCTCCGCGTCGCAGTCGTGCCCCGCGCCGCCGaccccggccccggccccagACCCGGCTCCGTACCCCGCCGCAGCCTAggccccggcccccgccccggccccggccccggcgcGGCCCTGGGGGCGGATGCCTGGATGTGGATTTTGCCGTGGGGCCACCAGGCTGTTCCCACGTGAACAGCTTTAAGGTGGGAGAGAACTGGAGGCAGGAACTGCGGGTTATCTACCAGTGCTTCGTGTGGTGTGGAACCCCAGAGACCAGGAAAAGCAAGGCAAAGTCGTGCATCTGCCATGTGTGTGGCACCCATCTGAACAGACTCCACTCTTGCCTTTCCTGTGTCTTCTTTGGCTGCTTCACGGAGAAGCACATTCACGAGCACGCCGAGACGAAACAACACAACTTAGCCGTAGACCTGTATTACGGAGGTATATACTGCTTTATGTGTAAGGACTATGTATATGACAAAGACATTGAGCAAATTGCCAAAGAAGAGCAAGGAGAAGCTTTGAAATTACAAGCCTCCACCTCAACAGAGGTTTCTCACCAGCAGTGTTCAGTGCCAGGCCTTGGCGAGAAATTCCCAACCTGGGAAACAACCAAACCAGAATTAGAACTGCTGGGGCACAACCCGAGGAGAAGAAGAATCACGTCCAGCTTTACGATCGGTTTAAGAGGACTCATCAATCTTGGCAACACGTGCTTTATGAACTGCATCGTCCAGGCCCTCACCCACACGCCAATACTGAgagatttctttctctctgacagGCACCGATGTGAGATGCCGAGTCCCGAGTTGTGTCTGGTCTGTGAGATGTCGTCGCTGTTTCGGGAGTTGTATTCTGGAAACCCGTCTCCTCATGTGCCCTATAAGTTACTGCACCTGGTGTGGATACATGCCCGCCATTTAGCAGGGTACAGGCAACAGGATGCCCACGAGTTCCTCATTGCAGCATTAGATGTCCTGCACAGGCACTGCAAAGGTGATGATGTCGGGAAGGCGGCCAACAATCCCAACCACTGTAACTGCATCATAGACCAAATCTTCACAGGTGGCCTACAGTCTGATGTCACCTGTCAAGCCTGCCATGGCGTCTCCACCACGATAGACCCATGCTGGGACATTAGTTTGGACTTGCCTGGCTCTTGTACCTCCTTCTGGCCCATGAGCCCAGGGAGGGAGAGCAGTGTGAACGGGGAAAGCCACATACCAGGAATCACCACCCTCACGGACTGCTTGCGGAGGTTTACGAGGCCAGAGCACTTAGGAAGCAGTGCCAAAATCAAATGTGGTAGTTGCCAAAGCTACCAGGAATCTACCAAACAGCTCACAATGAATAAATTACCTGTCGTTGCCTGTTTTCATTTCAAACGGTTTGAACATTCAGCCAAACAGAGGCGCAAGATCACTACATACATTTCCTTTCCTCTGGAGCTGGATATGACACCGTTTATGGCCTCAAGTAAAGAGAGCAGAATGAATGGACAATTGCAGCTGCCAACCAATAgtggaaacaatgaaaataagtATTCCTTGTTTGCTGTAGTTAATCACCAAGGAACCTTGGAGAGTGGCCACTATACCAGCTTCATCCGGCACCACAAGGACCAGTGGTTCAAGTGTGATGATGCCGTCATCACTAAGGCCAGTATTAAGGATGTACTGGACAGTGAAGGGTATTTACTGTTCTATCACAAACAGGTGCTGGAACATGAGtcagaaaaagtgaaagaaatgaaCACACAAGCCTACTGA